ACTACAAGCATGATCTTTGAAATTGGTATGGCAGATCACAACTAGAAGTTGAAAGTATTATGCATCTTTTAATAGGTATTATGCAATCCAAACACACATCTTTTACTTGAACATCTAAGGGTTATCATGCATTTGGTGACGACAGTAATCAGGGAAAAATTCACTTCAAATACataaactttcttcttcttcttcttcttcttcttcttcttctttatttatttttaattataaacttcttcttcttcttcttatttatttatttataattataaacatATTTGACTGAAAATGGCAATAATATATATCGAATGCAACCTTCAttgatttcataaaaaaaaaaaaaagaattaaactttAGAATGTTAAGTAGATTACAACATATTCAGCTAATAGAAATAGAATACATCAGCATAcaagataaaatattttcactccTAAACAAATAAATGAGAAAGCCACAAGTTTCAAATGGAAGAAATTTCTAAAATGAAAGTCTCTCTACATTATTAAAATCAACCCTCACTTTAATAGTCCAAGCATCCTACTAATTATTCAACAACATCaagccccaaaaaaatttaggctCAGCTATGGATCCTCTACACACTAATAGGGATCTGCCACATATATTTTAAGCAACCTACTCAGTCTCACAAATCAAATATGGCCTTAATGAGAACGCTAACTGTGTCCTACAATGACTGATTGCTCTAATAATACATGAAaatgttctttaaaaaaaaattcaaaaattacaccACAAATACCCATAAATAACCCAAACCTCCCAATGCTCAAACAAATATTGAGATAAGGAGACATACCTTGTGATTCCAAACTGAAGATGCAAACCGAGAGGGAGAGTACAGAGCGTGGGCAGAGGGAGAGTACAGAGCGAGAGCAAGATTGAGAGTGAGAGGGAGACTGAGAGTGAGAACGAGAGCGAGActaagagagagattgagagcgtgtgggagagtgagagtgagatgatagtgagattgagagagtgagagggagATTGGGAAAGTGAGAGTGATGAGAGAGTAAGACTGAGTGGGAGAGAGGGAGATTCAGAGAGTGTAAGTGTAGGCGTTGAAAACAAGGGTCATACTCGAGTTTAATGGACTCGGGTACCAGACTAGTACAGTACTTAAGTACCAAGTGGATTTTTTTAGTCAGACGGTGCCACGGTGGCAGAACTAGGGAGAACTCGAGTTTACTTTGCTCGAGTACCacttgaaactcgattttgtaGAGCTCGAGTACCAGAAAAGTGGTAGATCACTAATAAGTTCCGAAACAGtatttttttgctacaaatttcgAAAAAAGATGATATTTGGCCATTTTTGCCCAATGTTTTAGTGAAAGTTTAGGTTGTTTTTTACCGGaatgtcctttagttttatctctacttaaatatagggaTGTATggatattttagaacaaaaaaaattcaatccaaacaggagaagcccctttaataatagtatagataaatacCCAATTGAATTTTCCCCCTCTCCCTCTTCCCCTTTTTCTAGTCTTTACTATTAGaaacatgtttaggattttctttcattctttctttaattaatttgcTTTTGGTTTTCATTTGCACTACAATCAAAACCCTCATATAAACTCAAAACTATGTATTCTCTTCCATTCATTCACTTTCTCAGCAATCAAATggtacattaaaaaaaacttcacaAAACTGTCCAAGTTCAAGAGTCCAGAATCCAGATGTCCAATTAACAACTTATGATACCATAGCACAATGGTAAGAAGTTAAATTCATCATCTAACATGAAAATTAGGAATCAAAATATATCAAccttgaaagaaaataaatagttaaTTCAATACAACAGTTACACTATACAGTGTCAATCAAACTCCACCGGGACTAAATggaagtgaaaaaaagaaatgaatacCAATATAACCACAAAAGATccaaaatttaatggaaaaaaaaaataaagaaaaaaaaatttacatgtcTATTGTTATTTAGTATTTACAGTATAAAGTTCCCACAAAGTAGCTCCAAATGAAAAACCcagaaccaaaatgaaaactttaaaggaaaaaaagaagttacaaattttcaaaaaatgtagGTCATCATAAGCTAATATGGCCAAAGAATTGAAGAATGATTTACAGTCCCCTAAATAGGTATTTTGGTTTATGATatcatcatcaacaatgaaAGTAAAACttgtaaagaaaagaaaaggaacgaaaataaaccaaaaaaaaaagaagaaaaaatcaagaacaaattgttgaaataaaatGTATGCCTCATGGCCAGTCCCAAGAGGTAAAGGCAGCAACGCTGCTCCACAAGATGATGATCTGAATTACAAACCCTGCACTCTTGCCAACAATAAAACACATTATTGGACCAGCAATGATTCACAAGTTGTATCCTCCTTAAAGAAGATAAAGCCGAGGCATTAGGCAGCAACCTTCATCACAGTCCTACTCAATCcattgaaagaagaaaataactttttacaaaaaaaaaaaaaaaaaatcatcatcaaacccttttttttttttaacccaaatctTTTGCATCAGCTTCTATGGAATCTTTTCGCTGTATCATGTCTTTTGTATCAAAGAAATGTTCCAAAGAAactcaagatgatatccatattCCATTAATTTCAGCAACCACTGCCCTTGATGTATCTTGACTAAACTTCTGTGATACTATCCACAAAAAATCATTGACTAGACAGTGAGGAAGAAGTGGAATTAGAGGCTCTTCTGACATAATTCAATCACAGGAGAGAACCAGCAGAAAGTAACAACTTGCCTACAATAAGAAATTGGTCCAAAGCACGGTGCTAAGAGAGGGCATACAATCCTCCGAAGGCCAGAACAGAAGTACCTCAATAAGACTAGTTAAAGGCTACAATATGGAATCTTCAAGATCCAAGAGACTTGCCTGACTTTCTACCACCATCAGGCACAACAGTGAGAAAGGGCCAGCCAAATTCATCTAACcaacatacatatataataaactgATAGAATGCAGctaatttaaaaatcaattcaGTAATATAATATGGCTTCAATAGACCTTCTAATTGAAGATGACATATTATCATAAACGTAAAAGATGTGTAAAATATTACTCTTATAATATTTCAAGataataacataattttttctaCTAATATATTTACATGCCCATGGCTTATGCTGGCATGTAAATATAGGTATTTTGATGTGAACTATACCCCTTACTTTTTAAACTAAGCCGATTGGAATTAAATTCAAACCAGAGTAATCACGCAAACCTCATAAGGAGTAATCTGCTAATGCAAAGGTCATTGAACAATATTATGAAACAATAATCAAAACTATCATTGTACATCAAATAAGTCTGATTGATCAGCAAACGAATAAGACATGAATACAAGGATATAACAAACTTAAAGAGATCCACTGTTTCTACAAATGATGAAGTTCAGATTACAAtggaacacaaaaaataaaaataaaaacccaaagttACCATAAAAAGGAAGTTACCATAATACTCCATACAACCAATCAGTTCCTACCAAGCGGCAGTGATCTACAAGAATATGTTTCCTTAAAATTCGACTTCCTTGAGGATGTAAATATCGACGCATACACTTCCTTTGTAGCATTAGCCGGTGCCAAATCCACTGCCTTAAACCGCTTCACTGCACCATTACCAACACCCTTAACACCAACCTCACCATTCACAACCTTCCCATTTCCCTCCACTTTACCTGAAACCTTCTCCACAGCCTTCACATCAATCCCATGCTTCTTACCACTCAACCGCGGCGCCTCCAATCCAATACCCTCTTCTCCATTCACACCCGTCTCCCCATTCTTCACcttctttgtctttttctcCCTCGTCTTCACCTTCTCCTCCTCCATCCTCTCCCTCAGCACCGCCACCTCCTCTTCGCTCCCATTGATCACAAGCTTATCTGATTCCTTAAACTCCTCATGGCACACGAGGCATGCCGAGGACTTAACCTCCTTCAAAGCCTTGGCACTCAAAACATGCCCACAATTCCTCAATGCGAAAAACTTATACTTCCCATTAAACGCAAGGCCCGTAATGGGGCATTCAAACCGCGTCCCATCATGCACATTCTCATCCAATTCCGCCCCGGGAATCATCGACAGCTTAACCGTAATCATATCCTTCAACCCTTTAATATGCCCAAATGCCTTGGGCAACTTCTTCCCCAACAAAGCCTCAACCAAAGCTTCCTTATTGAACACATTACCGAGCTTATCGATAACACAAGGCTCCCTCAAGGGCTCATTGGAGAGAGCACAATTGGACCACTTGGAGAGCCTTTGCTCATTTGGGTCAACCTTATCAGGCTTCTTCTCGTCGTACATGTGGAGATAGCAGTCGCGGGACTCAGCTCCAGTTGCACCGCCATCGCCGCCTCCGCCGGGGAGTCTGGGCTGTAAAATAAGGGTGGAGAGAGGGGCAATTTGGGGAATTTGGAGAGGGGTTGAGTCAGGGAGGGTTTTGCCATTGAGGGTGAAGTAGAAGGAAGAGAGGGATTGggttgagaggagagagagctTGAGGTGGTGTAGGGTTTGGTTtggggttagggttagggtttttgtGGGGATTTGGGGATCAAGGGATTGGACGAAGATTTGGAAAGTCATTGCATAGATGGGAGAATAGGGTTTGAAGATTTGGAGGGGAATTGGATTTGTTAGGGTTTGGGAATTTGGGGGAATTGGATTTTCTGATTTGTGATCGCAAGGTCGGTGATGAACTGGGTGCGAAAGAAGTTATCTATGTAATAGTTGGCTCTGCGCAGCCGAAGCTTTTATGTACTGCTCGAACAATCGAGAGATAAACGGTGTTCTGTTCTGTTAATGGTGGATGAATGGAAACTT
This genomic stretch from Castanea sativa cultivar Marrone di Chiusa Pesio chromosome 1, ASM4071231v1 harbors:
- the LOC142622154 gene encoding uncharacterized protein LOC142622154; translation: MTFQIFVQSLDPQIPTKTLTLTPNQTLHHLKLSLLSTQSLSSFYFTLNGKTLPDSTPLQIPQIAPLSTLILQPRLPGGGGDGGATGAESRDCYLHMYDEKKPDKVDPNEQRLSKWSNCALSNEPLREPCVIDKLGNVFNKEALVEALLGKKLPKAFGHIKGLKDMITVKLSMIPGAELDENVHDGTRFECPITGLAFNGKYKFFALRNCGHVLSAKALKEVKSSACLVCHEEFKESDKLVINGSEEEVAVLRERMEEEKVKTREKKTKKVKNGETGVNGEEGIGLEAPRLSGKKHGIDVKAVEKVSGKVEGNGKVVNGEVGVKGVGNGAVKRFKAVDLAPANATKEVYASIFTSSRKSNFKETYSCRSLPLGRN